Genomic DNA from Paenibacillus sp. KS-LC4:
TGCCAAGGTGCTCGATGAGCATTTGCCGCTGGCTGTAGATGCGCTTTCGGATATGTTTTTCAATTCCAAGCTGGATGAGGCGGATTTGGCAAAAGAGCGCAATGTTATTTTGGAAGAAATTTCGATGTATGAGGACACGCCAGATGACAAGGTGCATGATGAAGCATCGCGTGCCGCATATGGCGATCACCCCCTCGCTTATTCGATTTTGGGCCTAGAGGAGCGTCTTGCTGAAATGACGCCTGATACACTGCGCGCTTATATGAACGATTATTATACGATTGACAACACCGTTGTCAGTGTCGCAGGTAATGTGGAAGAAGGCAAGCTGCTGGAGCTGCTGGAGCAGCATTTTGGCAAGTTTGATCGAAAAGGTATGCCTCAGCTAGTGAAGGCGCCTGAATTCCGTGGAGACTATATTTTCTATAAGAAGAAAACTGAGCAAAACCATCTTTGCCTGTCCTTTCAGGGCTGTTCGATTTCGGATGAGAAGCTGTATGCGATGGTGCTGCTCAACAATGCGCTGGGCGGCGGCATGAGCTCGCGTCTGTTCCAAGAAATCCGTGAAAAGCGCGGTCTCGCCTATTCGGTTTATTCTTATCACTCCTCTTATGCGGACAGCGGCTTGTTCACCCTATATGCAGGTACAGCGCCGAAGCAAACGAAGGAAGTGCTCGATTTGACGATGGAGCAGCTTGAGGAGCTTGCTTCCAGGGGGCTTGAGGATGCGGAGCTTCATCGGGGCAAAGAGCAGCTTAAGGGCAGTCTGATTCTTAGTCTGGAGAGCACAAGCAGCCGAATGACCCGTCTTGGGAAAAATGAGCTGATGCTGGGCCGGCATTACACGCTTGATGAGCTGCTTCAGCGTATTGATTCCGTGACGATGGACGATGTGAGAAGCGTAACGGAGCGAATGCTTGCGGCACCGTTTGCGGTGGCAATGGTA
This window encodes:
- a CDS encoding pitrilysin family protein, encoding MKKYTLSNGLRVVVEYIPTCRSVSFGIWVKTGSRNETPENNGISHFIEHMLFKGTDQRSAKDIADLFDGIGGNVNAFTSKEYTCYYAKVLDEHLPLAVDALSDMFFNSKLDEADLAKERNVILEEISMYEDTPDDKVHDEASRAAYGDHPLAYSILGLEERLAEMTPDTLRAYMNDYYTIDNTVVSVAGNVEEGKLLELLEQHFGKFDRKGMPQLVKAPEFRGDYIFYKKKTEQNHLCLSFQGCSISDEKLYAMVLLNNALGGGMSSRLFQEIREKRGLAYSVYSYHSSYADSGLFTLYAGTAPKQTKEVLDLTMEQLEELASRGLEDAELHRGKEQLKGSLILSLESTSSRMTRLGKNELMLGRHYTLDELLQRIDSVTMDDVRSVTERMLAAPFAVAMVGSSDRAASKLGRDRFVSRTV